A part of Bosea sp. (in: a-proteobacteria) genomic DNA contains:
- a CDS encoding TRAP transporter small permease subunit, protein MTVLLSISRVIDAINERLGKMTAWLVLAAVGISAGNATVRKVFNWSSNGLLEAQWYLFGVVFMIGAAWTMKANEHVRVDVLSSRLVKSTRDRIEVFGLLAFFFPFALVHLYYSYPFFMTSFRTQEFSTNAGGLIIWPAKFMVLFGFFLLTLQGVSELIKRIAVITGALEEKDEMKGHEAEVLHVVEAIDPDTAKSIGIKH, encoded by the coding sequence ATGACAGTGCTGCTTTCGATCTCGCGCGTGATCGATGCCATAAACGAACGGCTGGGCAAGATGACCGCATGGCTCGTGCTCGCGGCAGTGGGGATCTCGGCCGGCAACGCGACAGTGCGCAAGGTCTTCAACTGGTCTTCAAACGGCCTGCTTGAGGCGCAGTGGTACCTGTTCGGCGTGGTCTTCATGATCGGCGCCGCCTGGACGATGAAGGCCAATGAGCATGTCCGGGTCGATGTCCTCTCCTCGCGCCTTGTCAAATCCACCCGTGACCGCATCGAGGTTTTCGGGCTCCTGGCGTTCTTTTTCCCGTTCGCCCTCGTGCATCTTTACTACTCCTACCCGTTCTTCATGACCTCCTTCCGCACGCAGGAGTTTTCGACCAATGCGGGCGGCCTCATCATCTGGCCGGCCAAGTTCATGGTCCTCTTCGGCTTCTTCCTGCTCACGCTGCAAGGCGTCTCCGAGCTCATCAAGCGCATCGCGGTCATCACCGGCGCGCTCGAGGAGAAAGACGAGATGAAGGGCCACGAGGCCGAGGTGCTGCATGTGGTCGAGGCCATCGACCCCGACACTGCCAAGTCCATCGGCATCAAGCACTGA
- a CDS encoding ABC transporter permease — translation MTMFEAILLTIMTASTPLLIGAIGQLVVERAGVLNLGLEGMMIMGAACGFAIAILTGNSYLGIGAAIIAGMAMSAIFAVLTLGLAANQVASGLALSIFGLGLSGVIGAPFVGAKRETMARLDLPVLSDLPIIGKALFGQDPFVYASFALVIGVWWFLGRTRAGLVLRACGENHASAHALGYPVLKIRLLAILFGGGCAGLAGAYLSLVYTPFWSPGMTAGRGWIALAIVVFASWLPWRAAFGAYVFGGITILQLHAQGAGVPVPSQLMAALPYLVTIIALVIIMSRRGGQQTAPASLGVPFVPDR, via the coding sequence ATGACCATGTTCGAGGCCATCCTGCTGACGATCATGACAGCCTCCACCCCCCTGCTCATCGGGGCGATCGGGCAACTGGTGGTGGAGCGCGCCGGCGTGCTGAACCTGGGCCTTGAAGGCATGATGATCATGGGCGCGGCCTGCGGCTTCGCCATCGCCATCCTCACGGGCAATTCCTATCTCGGCATCGGCGCGGCGATCATCGCAGGCATGGCGATGTCCGCGATCTTTGCCGTGCTGACGCTGGGGCTCGCCGCCAATCAGGTCGCGTCCGGCCTCGCGCTCAGCATCTTCGGGCTCGGGCTGTCCGGCGTGATCGGCGCGCCCTTCGTTGGCGCCAAGCGCGAGACGATGGCCCGCCTCGATCTGCCCGTGCTCAGCGATCTGCCCATCATCGGCAAGGCCCTGTTCGGGCAGGACCCGTTCGTCTACGCCTCCTTCGCGCTCGTCATCGGCGTGTGGTGGTTCCTTGGCCGCACGCGGGCCGGCCTCGTCCTGCGCGCCTGCGGAGAAAACCACGCCTCGGCGCACGCGCTGGGCTATCCTGTGCTGAAGATCAGGCTGCTGGCGATCCTGTTCGGCGGCGGCTGCGCGGGCCTGGCGGGCGCCTATCTCAGCCTGGTCTACACGCCCTTCTGGTCGCCCGGCATGACGGCCGGCCGCGGCTGGATTGCGCTCGCCATCGTCGTGTTCGCCTCCTGGCTGCCCTGGCGCGCGGCGTTTGGCGCCTACGTGTTCGGCGGCATCACCATCCTGCAACTCCATGCGCAGGGCGCGGGCGTGCCTGTGCCCTCGCAACTCATGGCTGCCCTGCCCTATCTCGTCACCATCATCGCGCTTGTCATCATCATGAGCCGGCGCGGCGGCCAGCAGACCGCTCCCGCCTCACTCGGCGTGCCCTTCGTTCCGGACCGCTGA
- a CDS encoding TRAP transporter large permease subunit: MTQFIITYLSPIMFVSLIGFLLLGFPVAFTLAANGLIFGYIGIAFGLFTPNFLQALPERVFGIMANETLLAIPFFTFMGLILERSRMAEDLLDTIGQLFGTVRGGLAYAVIFVGALMAATTGVVAAAVISMGLISLPIMLRYGYDRQLATGVIMASGTLAQIIPPSLVLIVLADVLGRSVGDFYQGAIIPGLMLTGAYALYVFVLTLINPKAGPPLPPEARTLGAGVTSLFVMIGLSALVGVGATMLFTPHVEQAPHVYGASVAVIFALAVAIANKRFKLKVLSYLAERVIMVLVPPLALIFLVLGTIFIGLATPTEGGAMGAVGALVLAAMNGRLTFTLTKQACESTLKLSAFVMFILIGARVFALTFYGINGHVWVKELMLSLPGGAVGFIIFTNFVVFILGCFIDFFEIAFILMPLLVAPAEALKIDIVWFGVLMAMNMQTSFLTPPFGFALFYLRSVAPRLNYTDKVTGKLIEGVQTTTLYRGVIPFILLQVFMVVVVYFWPQLVLHYKDAIVAVDPADVQRQLDNLIIPGLGGPGADEPPPLRF, from the coding sequence ATGACCCAGTTCATCATCACCTATCTTTCCCCGATCATGTTCGTCTCGCTGATCGGCTTTTTGCTGCTCGGCTTTCCGGTCGCTTTCACGCTGGCGGCGAACGGCCTCATCTTCGGTTATATCGGCATCGCGTTCGGGCTGTTCACGCCCAACTTCCTGCAGGCGCTGCCCGAGCGGGTCTTCGGCATCATGGCCAACGAGACGCTGCTGGCGATCCCCTTCTTCACCTTCATGGGCCTGATCCTCGAGCGTTCGCGCATGGCCGAGGATCTCCTCGACACCATAGGCCAGCTTTTCGGCACGGTTCGCGGCGGGCTTGCCTATGCAGTCATCTTCGTGGGCGCGCTGATGGCGGCGACCACCGGCGTCGTGGCTGCCGCGGTCATCTCCATGGGCCTGATCTCGCTGCCGATCATGCTTCGCTATGGCTATGACCGGCAGCTGGCCACGGGCGTGATCATGGCGTCGGGCACGCTGGCGCAGATCATTCCGCCCTCGTTGGTGCTGATCGTGCTGGCCGATGTGCTGGGCCGGTCGGTGGGTGATTTCTACCAGGGCGCGATCATTCCCGGCCTGATGCTGACAGGTGCCTACGCATTGTATGTCTTCGTGCTGACCCTGATCAACCCGAAGGCGGGCCCGCCGCTGCCCCCCGAGGCGCGCACGCTGGGCGCCGGCGTCACCTCGCTCTTCGTCATGATCGGCCTGTCCGCGCTTGTTGGCGTGGGCGCCACCATGCTCTTCACCCCCCATGTCGAGCAGGCGCCGCATGTCTATGGCGCTTCGGTCGCGGTGATCTTCGCGCTTGCGGTGGCGATCGCCAACAAGCGCTTCAAGCTCAAGGTCCTGTCCTATCTCGCCGAGCGGGTGATCATGGTGCTGGTGCCGCCGCTGGCGCTGATCTTCCTTGTGCTGGGCACGATCTTCATCGGCCTCGCCACGCCCACCGAGGGCGGCGCGATGGGCGCGGTCGGCGCGCTGGTGCTGGCGGCCATGAACGGGCGTCTGACCTTCACGCTGACGAAGCAGGCTTGCGAGTCGACGCTGAAGCTCTCGGCCTTCGTGATGTTCATCCTGATCGGCGCGCGTGTCTTCGCGCTCACCTTCTATGGCATCAACGGCCATGTCTGGGTGAAGGAGCTGATGCTGTCACTGCCCGGCGGCGCTGTCGGCTTCATCATCTTCACCAATTTTGTCGTGTTCATCCTCGGCTGCTTCATCGATTTCTTCGAGATCGCCTTCATTCTGATGCCGCTGCTGGTCGCTCCGGCCGAGGCGCTGAAGATCGATATCGTGTGGTTCGGCGTGCTGATGGCCATGAACATGCAGACCAGCTTCCTGACTCCGCCCTTCGGCTTCGCGCTGTTCTATTTGCGAAGCGTGGCGCCACGTCTGAACTATACGGACAAGGTAACGGGCAAGCTGATCGAGGGCGTCCAGACGACAACGCTTTACCGAGGCGTCATCCCCTTTATCCTGCTTCAGGTGTTCATGGTGGTCGTGGTGTATTTCTGGCCGCAGCTGGTCCTGCACTACAAGGACGCCATCGTCGCCGTGGACCCGGCCGATGTGCAGCGGCAGCTCGACAACCTCATCATTCCGGGGCTAGGCGGCCCGGGCGCGGATGAGCCGCCGCCCCTGCGGTTCTGA
- the dctP gene encoding TRAP transporter substrate-binding protein DctP, producing the protein MERRQFLKGAAVAGTATAVAMPAIAQSMPSFKWRLTSGFPKSLDTIYGASETIAKYVREMTDGRFEIQTFGAGEIVGGLQSVDAVSAGTVEMSNTAIYYNYGKDPAFGLATAVPFMMSKRAQDAWMLDGGGEKLLNEFLAKHNIVAFEGGNTGTQMGGWWRKEIRNLEDLKGVKMRIGGSGGAVIARLGVVAQQIAGGDIYPALERGTIDAAEWVGAYDDEKLGFNKVARFLYYPGWWEGGAVLHTLVNTAKWAELPKHYQAILRGASAYANTEMTAKYDARNPAALKRLLSAGTQLRAFPQDVMDAAFKASQELYAEISGRNADFKKIHDAQVAFRNDYYLYNQIGDFSYDSFMIRARSRA; encoded by the coding sequence ATGGAGCGTCGTCAGTTTCTGAAAGGGGCGGCTGTCGCGGGCACCGCCACCGCCGTGGCCATGCCCGCCATCGCCCAGTCAATGCCAAGCTTCAAATGGCGTCTGACCTCGGGCTTCCCGAAGTCGCTCGACACCATCTATGGCGCCTCCGAAACCATCGCGAAGTATGTGCGCGAGATGACGGATGGCCGCTTCGAAATCCAGACCTTCGGCGCCGGCGAAATCGTGGGCGGCCTTCAGTCGGTCGATGCCGTCTCCGCCGGCACGGTGGAAATGTCCAACACCGCCATCTACTACAATTACGGCAAGGACCCCGCCTTCGGCCTCGCCACGGCTGTGCCGTTCATGATGTCCAAGCGCGCGCAGGATGCGTGGATGCTCGACGGTGGCGGCGAGAAGCTGCTCAACGAGTTCCTGGCCAAGCACAACATCGTGGCCTTCGAAGGCGGCAACACCGGCACCCAGATGGGCGGCTGGTGGCGCAAGGAAATCCGCAACCTTGAAGACCTCAAGGGCGTGAAGATGCGCATCGGCGGCTCGGGCGGCGCGGTGATCGCTCGCCTGGGCGTGGTCGCCCAGCAGATCGCGGGCGGCGACATCTATCCGGCGCTCGAGCGCGGCACGATCGACGCGGCAGAATGGGTCGGCGCCTATGACGACGAGAAGCTCGGCTTCAACAAGGTCGCCCGCTTCCTGTACTATCCCGGCTGGTGGGAAGGCGGCGCGGTGCTGCACACGCTCGTCAACACGGCCAAGTGGGCGGAGCTGCCGAAGCATTATCAGGCGATCCTGCGCGGCGCCTCGGCCTATGCCAACACCGAGATGACAGCGAAGTATGACGCCCGCAACCCGGCTGCCCTCAAGCGCCTGCTGAGCGCCGGCACGCAGCTGCGCGCCTTCCCGCAGGACGTCATGGACGCGGCGTTCAAGGCCTCGCAGGAGCTCTACGCCGAGATCAGCGGCCGCAACGCCGACTTCAAGAAGATCCATGACGCGCAGGTGGCCTTCCGGAATGACTACTACCTTTACAACCAGATTGGCGATTTCTCGTACGACAGCTTCATGATCCGCGCGCGCAGCCGCGCCTGA
- a CDS encoding BMP family ABC transporter substrate-binding protein, whose product MQINRRQALQGATALAAVATLGEPAFAQASPLQVGFIYVGPVGDFGWSTMHDVGRKRLDEVMGAAVKTTAVEAVAANDMERVATQLARQGHRLIFTTSFSFFQPTLRVAPTLPNVFFESATGTRTADNVSLYNARFYEGRYVQGVIAARKSKTKTIGYIAAFPVPEVIHAINTVMRGAWSVDPAMKIRVVWANAWFNPGREADAARALIDQGCDVICQHTDSPAPLQLANERGVFGFGQASDMTRFAPRAHLTSSVNNWGDYYVERAKAVIAGAWKPGDVWGGLNSGMFRLAPFTNMTPEEASEAQRIADALAAGRLHPFDGPIVRADGTEAVAAGGRLTDDQIRSMNYLYRGIEVTLPG is encoded by the coding sequence ATGCAGATCAACCGTCGTCAGGCCTTGCAGGGGGCAACCGCCCTCGCAGCGGTCGCCACCCTCGGCGAGCCAGCCTTCGCGCAGGCCTCTCCGCTTCAGGTCGGCTTCATCTATGTCGGCCCGGTTGGTGATTTCGGCTGGTCCACCATGCACGATGTCGGCCGCAAGCGCCTTGATGAGGTTATGGGGGCGGCCGTGAAGACCACCGCCGTCGAGGCCGTGGCCGCTAACGACATGGAGCGCGTGGCGACCCAGCTCGCCCGCCAGGGCCATCGCCTGATCTTCACCACGTCCTTTTCCTTCTTCCAGCCCACGCTGCGCGTGGCCCCCACGCTTCCGAACGTCTTCTTCGAGAGCGCCACCGGCACCCGCACCGCCGACAATGTCTCGCTCTACAATGCGCGCTTCTATGAAGGGCGCTACGTGCAGGGCGTCATCGCCGCGCGCAAGTCCAAGACCAAGACCATCGGCTACATCGCAGCCTTCCCCGTTCCCGAGGTGATCCACGCCATCAACACGGTGATGCGCGGCGCCTGGTCGGTGGATCCGGCGATGAAGATCCGCGTGGTCTGGGCCAACGCCTGGTTCAATCCGGGCCGCGAGGCGGACGCCGCCCGCGCCCTCATCGACCAGGGCTGCGACGTGATCTGCCAGCACACGGACAGCCCTGCTCCGCTCCAGCTCGCCAATGAGCGCGGCGTCTTCGGCTTCGGCCAGGCATCAGACATGACGCGCTTCGCGCCCAGGGCCCACCTGACATCGAGTGTCAACAATTGGGGCGATTATTATGTCGAGCGCGCCAAGGCCGTGATCGCCGGTGCCTGGAAGCCGGGCGATGTCTGGGGCGGCCTCAATTCGGGCATGTTCCGCCTCGCGCCCTTCACCAACATGACGCCGGAAGAAGCCTCCGAGGCCCAGCGCATCGCCGACGCGCTGGCTGCCGGGCGCCTCCACCCGTTCGACGGGCCGATCGTCCGCGCCGACGGCACCGAGGCTGTGGCGGCGGGCGGCCGTCTGACCGACGACCAGATCCGCTCTATGAATTATCTCTATCGCGGCATCGAGGTCACGCTTCCGGGCTGA